In Dromiciops gliroides isolate mDroGli1 chromosome 5, mDroGli1.pri, whole genome shotgun sequence, the following are encoded in one genomic region:
- the LOC122728824 gene encoding biogenesis of lysosome-related organelles complex 1 subunit 1-like: MRQRPLPPKLASSDPGPAMLSLLLKEQKRSRTSCRRRREAITATCLTEALGDPLNVGVARAYVNQKKLDYKVKILQVQVAQFAKQTGPWIGMVEDFNQALGEIGDGENWARSIELDMTTIATTLVYVYKGQLQPAPPPNFPLSPPVCSLGGTVTELSDPSSVPTYSQLTRGREGQQDPQ; the protein is encoded by the coding sequence ATGCGGCAGAGGCCGTTGCCCCCGAAGCTGGCTAGCTCTGACCCTGGCCCTGCTATGCTATCCCTCCTGCTGAAGGAGCAAAAGCGAAGTAGAACGAGCTGCAGGAGGAGGCGAGAAGCCATCACTGCGACGTGCCTGACCGAAGCCTTGGGAGATCCCCTCAATGTTGGTGTGGCCCGGGCCTATGTCAATCAGAAGAAGCTAGACTATAAGGTGAAGATCCTACAGGTCCAGGTGGCACAGTTTGCCAAGCAGACGGGCCCATGGATTGGCATGGTGGAGGACTTCAACCAGGCACTTGGGGAAATCGGAGACGGGGAGAATTGGGCGCGTAGCATCGAACTGGACATGACGACAATTGCTACAACCCTGGTATACGTCTACAAGGGGCAGCTGcagcctgccccaccccccaacttccccctttctcctcctgtcTGCTCCCTTGGCGGCACAGTCACTGAGCTCTCTGACCCTTCTTCTGTCCCCACTTATTCTCAGCTAACCAGGGGGCGGGAAGGTCAGCAAGATCCTCAATAA